Proteins encoded in a region of the Streptomyces liliiviolaceus genome:
- a CDS encoding dihydrofolate reductase family protein, whose product MTVPYTFDVFCSLDGFGAAGGDWTGYWGKQGPELLDHRLALYGEEQRMVFGANTYRAFARMLASSTEESDVRDPWVTRMRNLPATVVSTTLKGPLDWADVDLVNGDAVDVVARLKEESKVPLRSHGSLSMNRALMAAGLVDRVHVTLFPVITGRTGLEPIFQGAPDFDLDLIESRTLDGRTQVLVYRPTLHD is encoded by the coding sequence ATGACCGTTCCCTACACCTTCGACGTCTTCTGCAGCCTCGACGGCTTCGGTGCCGCAGGCGGGGACTGGACCGGCTACTGGGGCAAGCAGGGACCCGAGCTGCTCGACCACCGCCTCGCCCTGTACGGGGAGGAGCAGCGCATGGTCTTCGGGGCCAACACGTACCGGGCGTTCGCCCGGATGCTGGCCTCAAGCACCGAGGAGTCCGACGTGCGCGACCCGTGGGTCACCCGCATGAGGAACCTGCCGGCAACGGTGGTGTCGACCACGCTGAAAGGCCCACTGGACTGGGCGGACGTGGACCTCGTGAACGGCGACGCGGTCGACGTCGTCGCCCGGCTCAAGGAGGAGTCCAAGGTTCCGCTGCGCTCGCACGGCAGCCTGTCGATGAACAGGGCGCTGATGGCCGCCGGTCTGGTCGACCGCGTCCACGTGACGCTCTTTCCCGTGATCACCGGTCGGACCGGCCTCGAACCGATTTTCCAGGGCGCGCCCGACTTCGACCTTGACCTGATCGAGAGCCGTACGCTCGACGGCCGCACCCAGGTACTCGTGTACCGGCCGACCCTGCATGACTGA
- a CDS encoding WGR domain-containing protein: MSSGSASTTYLELSQEDGAAHKFYEVAVDGLVVTVRYGRIGAAGQTQTTTFPTADKARAAAAKKVGEKVRKGYAPAIAGQRAPRAVTRRQVASAPSTARSVAPVLWRFRTGSSAFGIHVDDDRCWVGNQAGDVFTLDHDGGVLARFNLPDGVKCLVADDFWIYAGCDDGRVYDLSSKLPFAAYDVAADVDIFWLDIHEGVLNVSDREGRLTVIDHEDEHQWSRRSQGEHAWMVRADDRAVYHGHQSGVSAYAPDGSGELWHTPTRGGVLFGWQEQDAVFAGTAHRVVQRLSKATGTVEATYACDSAVYSCATSPGGRFVFAGDASSSVYCFDRDGTRLWKLGTGGGSALSMQYRDERLYLVTTDGSLVCVDASEAAIAAAQQGTVPVARDVKLAEALPTFAPATAAASLASVSQAPAGAIVVECVQTTGRLRVHVVSDGYDHSWNVQFPRTIREPGARYVVDALHPAAGGFYRVRGDIRRLL; the protein is encoded by the coding sequence ATGTCCAGTGGGTCCGCGTCGACGACGTATCTGGAGCTGTCGCAGGAGGACGGTGCTGCGCACAAGTTCTACGAAGTGGCCGTGGACGGGCTGGTGGTGACGGTGCGGTACGGACGGATCGGCGCCGCCGGACAGACCCAGACGACGACGTTCCCCACGGCGGACAAGGCGCGCGCCGCCGCCGCGAAGAAGGTGGGGGAGAAGGTCCGCAAGGGATACGCCCCCGCGATCGCCGGACAGCGTGCGCCCCGTGCGGTGACCCGGCGGCAGGTCGCCTCGGCTCCCTCCACCGCGCGGTCCGTGGCCCCGGTGCTGTGGCGTTTCCGTACGGGGTCGTCGGCGTTCGGCATCCACGTCGACGACGACCGCTGCTGGGTCGGCAACCAGGCGGGTGACGTCTTCACCCTGGACCACGATGGCGGTGTCCTGGCCCGCTTCAACCTCCCGGACGGTGTGAAGTGCCTGGTCGCCGACGACTTCTGGATATACGCGGGGTGCGATGACGGCCGGGTCTACGACCTGTCCTCGAAGCTGCCGTTCGCGGCGTACGACGTGGCGGCGGACGTCGACATCTTCTGGCTGGACATCCACGAGGGCGTTCTGAACGTGTCGGACCGCGAGGGCCGGCTGACCGTCATCGACCACGAGGACGAGCACCAGTGGTCGCGCCGCAGTCAGGGCGAGCACGCCTGGATGGTCCGCGCCGACGACCGTGCCGTCTACCACGGCCACCAGAGCGGGGTGAGCGCCTACGCGCCCGACGGCAGCGGCGAGTTGTGGCACACGCCCACCCGCGGCGGGGTCCTGTTCGGCTGGCAGGAGCAGGACGCCGTGTTCGCGGGAACCGCGCACCGGGTGGTCCAGCGGCTGTCGAAGGCGACCGGCACCGTCGAGGCCACCTATGCCTGCGACAGCGCGGTCTACTCATGTGCCACCTCGCCCGGCGGCCGGTTCGTCTTCGCCGGGGACGCGTCCTCGTCGGTGTACTGCTTCGACCGGGACGGCACACGTCTGTGGAAGCTGGGCACCGGCGGTGGCTCGGCGCTGTCGATGCAGTACCGCGACGAGCGGCTGTACCTGGTGACCACGGACGGCTCGCTGGTGTGCGTGGACGCGAGCGAGGCGGCCATCGCGGCGGCCCAGCAGGGCACGGTGCCGGTCGCCCGGGACGTCAAGCTCGCCGAGGCGCTGCCGACCTTCGCACCGGCCACCGCCGCGGCCTCGCTGGCGAGCGTCTCCCAGGCCCCCGCAGGAGCGATCGTCGTCGAGTGCGTCCAGACGACCGGCCGCCTGCGCGTCCACGTGGTGTCGGACGGCTACGACCACTCCTGGAACGTCCAGTTCCCGCGCACGATACGAGAGCCCGGAGCCCGTTACGTCGTGGACGCCCTGCACCCGGCGGCGGGCGGCTTCTACCGGGTCCGTGGCGACATCCGGCGCCTGCTGTAA
- a CDS encoding antibiotic biosynthesis monooxygenase family protein: MSVVKINVLTVPSGQRELLEKRFASRAGTVENSDGFEWFELLRPIEGTDSYLVYTRWRDEESFTAWMEGNMKAAHQGGGAEGGERPKPAASGSTLWSFEVVQQTAPRSA, encoded by the coding sequence ATGAGCGTAGTCAAGATCAATGTCCTGACCGTCCCCTCCGGGCAGCGGGAACTTCTGGAGAAGCGGTTCGCGTCCCGCGCGGGCACCGTCGAGAACTCCGACGGATTCGAGTGGTTCGAACTCCTCCGCCCGATCGAGGGCACCGACAGCTACCTCGTCTACACGCGGTGGCGTGACGAGGAATCCTTCACCGCATGGATGGAGGGGAACATGAAGGCGGCCCATCAGGGCGGCGGCGCGGAGGGCGGCGAGCGGCCCAAGCCGGCGGCGAGCGGTTCCACGCTGTGGTCCTTCGAGGTCGTGCAGCAGACCGCCCCGCGCAGCGCGTAG
- a CDS encoding CASTOR/POLLUX-related putative ion channel, which produces MEWQRPTSLRDRARYRFDTTLARSTGMLVSWLVLSCLAVVVPVSALVVWTDPGSPRSLSGRLSAVWRTSAETLRLGAPTGAPMRMALSVLLGIVALLCVSTLVGVITTGLGERLTELRRGRSMVLEQEHAVVLGWSDQVFTVVGELAAARAGARCVIAVLADRDVAEMEEALTASLGRGSAVRLVCRSGSLTTVDTLALVTPRAASSVLVLPSDAPEADSEVVRVLLALRAVLGDEPGPPVVAAVRDRRQLPAARLAAGERGTIVETDATTAELLVQSARRTGVGEVLRDLLDFSGVEFHLVDVPAAVRQGSAGSRFGDLLLCFERSTVVGVLGPDGQPLLSPAADTVVGPGDRLIVIAHDGVPEAPVDCRAYVDPTAFAAPHSQRVGPVRVLLLGWNRRAPLLVEALGHSVAPGSVLDVVVDETQVTPVQDQASSPQAAARLAVSCRSGELLHPENLRDLDLFGYDTVIVLGADSVDGPGHPDDRVLVTLLMLRELELRAGRVLPVVAELGDHRNRALAPLGPASDVVIRGELTSLLMAQIAHNPHLAAVFGELFAAHGASVHLRPAHHYTTPGCEASFATVVAAARERGECAVGYRRTDPEAGTGHRHELRLGPAKTERRVWHARDEVVVVANDSAGSDQPYGTLDAVPGMRHDHGDDTALSGGSPGRRPSHDSPEQDRTRGEGGTTG; this is translated from the coding sequence GTGGAATGGCAACGGCCGACCTCTTTACGGGACCGGGCCCGCTACCGGTTCGACACGACGCTGGCCCGCAGCACGGGGATGCTCGTGAGCTGGCTGGTGCTGTCCTGTCTGGCGGTGGTGGTGCCCGTCAGTGCGCTGGTGGTGTGGACGGACCCCGGCTCTCCGCGTTCGCTGTCGGGCCGGCTGTCGGCGGTGTGGCGGACCAGCGCGGAGACGCTGCGGCTCGGCGCGCCGACGGGTGCGCCGATGCGGATGGCGCTGTCGGTGCTGCTGGGGATCGTCGCGCTGCTGTGCGTGTCGACCCTGGTGGGGGTGATCACCACCGGATTGGGTGAACGGCTGACCGAGTTGCGGCGGGGCCGCTCGATGGTGCTTGAGCAGGAGCACGCGGTCGTCCTCGGCTGGTCGGACCAGGTGTTCACGGTGGTGGGGGAACTGGCCGCGGCCCGGGCGGGCGCCCGGTGCGTGATCGCCGTCCTGGCCGACCGGGACGTGGCCGAGATGGAGGAGGCACTCACCGCGTCCCTGGGGCGCGGCTCCGCTGTCCGGCTGGTCTGCCGCAGCGGCTCACTGACCACGGTCGACACCCTGGCCCTGGTCACTCCCCGGGCCGCCAGTTCCGTACTGGTGCTGCCCTCCGATGCTCCGGAAGCGGACAGCGAGGTCGTACGCGTCCTGCTGGCCCTGCGGGCGGTCCTCGGTGACGAGCCCGGTCCGCCCGTCGTCGCGGCCGTGCGCGACCGCCGTCAGCTGCCCGCGGCCCGGCTCGCCGCGGGCGAACGCGGCACGATCGTGGAGACGGACGCGACGACGGCGGAACTGCTGGTGCAGTCGGCGCGGCGCACCGGGGTGGGCGAGGTGCTGCGCGACCTGCTCGATTTCTCCGGCGTGGAATTCCATCTCGTGGATGTGCCGGCAGCCGTCCGGCAAGGGTCCGCGGGTTCTCGCTTCGGGGATCTGCTGCTGTGCTTCGAACGGTCCACCGTGGTGGGGGTGTTGGGTCCGGACGGGCAACCGCTGCTCAGTCCCGCCGCGGACACCGTCGTCGGCCCGGGAGACCGGCTCATCGTGATCGCGCACGACGGTGTGCCGGAGGCGCCGGTCGACTGCCGTGCGTACGTCGACCCGACCGCGTTCGCGGCGCCGCACTCCCAGCGCGTCGGGCCTGTACGAGTGCTGCTGCTCGGCTGGAACCGCCGTGCACCCCTGCTGGTGGAGGCGCTGGGCCACAGCGTCGCACCGGGGTCGGTACTCGATGTCGTCGTCGATGAGACACAGGTGACTCCCGTCCAGGACCAGGCCAGTTCCCCGCAGGCCGCGGCACGGCTGGCCGTCTCCTGCCGAAGCGGTGAACTGCTGCATCCGGAAAACCTGCGGGACCTGGACCTCTTCGGATACGACACGGTGATCGTGCTCGGGGCGGACAGCGTGGACGGGCCGGGGCATCCCGACGACAGGGTCCTGGTCACCCTGCTGATGCTGCGGGAGCTGGAGCTCCGGGCGGGCCGGGTCCTGCCGGTGGTCGCGGAACTCGGCGACCACCGCAACCGGGCCCTCGCGCCGCTGGGCCCGGCATCCGATGTCGTCATCCGGGGTGAACTGACCAGCCTGCTGATGGCCCAGATCGCGCACAACCCGCATCTGGCCGCCGTGTTCGGGGAACTGTTCGCGGCGCACGGCGCGTCGGTGCATCTGCGCCCGGCCCACCACTACACGACGCCCGGGTGCGAGGCGTCGTTCGCGACCGTCGTGGCGGCCGCCCGGGAGCGGGGCGAATGCGCGGTCGGCTACCGCCGCACGGACCCGGAGGCGGGCACGGGTCACCGGCATGAACTGCGGCTCGGTCCCGCCAAGACCGAACGACGTGTGTGGCACGCACGGGACGAGGTGGTCGTCGTGGCGAACGACTCCGCCGGGTCCGACCAGCCGTACGGCACCCTCGACGCGGTACCCGGCATGCGCCACGACCACGGAGACGACACCGCACTGTCGGGCGGATCACCCGGACGGCGGCCGTCCCACGACTCCCCGGAACAGGACCGGACGCGCGGAGAGGGCGGCACAACGGGGTGA
- a CDS encoding cold-shock protein — MAKGTVKWFNAEKGFGFIEQEGGGPDVFAHYSNINASGFRELQEGQVVNFDVTQGQKGPQAENITPA, encoded by the coding sequence ATGGCCAAGGGAACTGTGAAGTGGTTCAACGCCGAGAAGGGCTTCGGCTTCATCGAGCAGGAGGGTGGCGGCCCCGACGTCTTCGCCCACTACTCGAACATCAACGCCTCCGGCTTCCGTGAGCTGCAGGAGGGCCAGGTCGTGAACTTCGACGTCACGCAGGGCCAGAAGGGCCCGCAGGCGGAGAACATCACCCCCGCCTAG
- a CDS encoding SDR family oxidoreductase codes for MTILIIGGSGYLGTELIRQAAAAGQPTVATYATEPGSAARTAWCHLDLRDPEQVDAVVAEVGARSVVNASSGQADWAVTAQGPVRLAMATARHGCRLVHVSSDAVFSGSRVHYDELSLPDPVTPYGAAKAAAETGVLLVHPQAVVARTSLIIGDGRSGHERAVRELAAGTRDGCLFTDDIRCPVHVADLAAAVLELASTNAHGVHHLAGADALSRHELGVLIAERDGIDASRLPTGLRAGSAFPGALDVRLDSRATQRKLRTKLRGARRFLVGQV; via the coding sequence GTGACGATCCTGATCATCGGCGGCAGCGGCTACCTGGGCACTGAGCTGATCCGACAGGCGGCAGCAGCCGGGCAACCGACGGTCGCGACCTACGCGACCGAACCCGGCAGCGCCGCTCGAACCGCATGGTGCCACCTCGACCTGCGGGACCCCGAGCAGGTGGACGCGGTCGTGGCGGAGGTCGGCGCCCGGTCGGTCGTCAACGCGTCGAGCGGCCAGGCGGACTGGGCGGTCACGGCCCAGGGCCCGGTCCGCCTCGCGATGGCAACGGCGAGACACGGCTGCCGTCTCGTTCATGTGTCCAGCGACGCGGTCTTCTCCGGATCCCGTGTCCACTACGACGAGTTGAGCCTCCCCGACCCCGTCACCCCGTACGGCGCGGCGAAGGCCGCGGCGGAGACCGGGGTCCTGCTCGTGCACCCGCAGGCCGTCGTGGCCCGTACCTCGCTGATCATCGGCGACGGCCGGTCCGGTCATGAACGTGCCGTGCGGGAACTCGCCGCCGGTACCCGCGACGGCTGCCTGTTCACCGACGACATCCGCTGCCCGGTGCACGTCGCGGACCTGGCAGCGGCCGTCCTAGAACTGGCCTCGACGAACGCCCACGGCGTTCACCACCTTGCAGGTGCAGACGCTCTGAGCCGTCATGAACTCGGCGTTCTCATCGCCGAGCGCGACGGCATCGACGCCTCCCGCTTGCCCACCGGCCTGCGCGCCGGCAGTGCGTTTCCCGGCGCCCTGGATGTCCGGCTCGACAGCCGCGCGACCCAGCGGAAACTGCGCACCAAGCTGCGAGGCGCCCGCCGGTTTCTCGTCGGTCAGGTGTGA
- a CDS encoding DUF1707 SHOCT-like domain-containing protein: MSEEISPTGNHIGPGSSPELRASHADRDRVVDVLRIAAGDGLLTADELDERLEVALSARTLGELATLTTDLPPTVATVGGTGAEAKDVVRIEQVFSGAVERVGRWVVPRRLELVVTFCEVTLDFTEAVITHDTLRIDVAMTGKTLTLITKPGVVIDMDGLQLVHSRVKYRQARANPDTPVVLRVELVGQKAHGRVVVRPARRTFGQWLLRKPA, from the coding sequence ATGTCGGAAGAGATATCGCCCACCGGGAACCACATCGGCCCCGGTTCGTCGCCCGAACTGCGTGCCTCGCACGCGGACCGGGACCGGGTGGTCGACGTGCTGCGTATCGCGGCGGGGGACGGCCTGCTGACCGCGGACGAGTTGGACGAACGCCTCGAAGTCGCCCTGTCCGCAAGGACCTTGGGCGAACTGGCCACGCTCACCACCGATCTGCCGCCCACGGTGGCCACGGTCGGCGGGACCGGGGCGGAGGCCAAGGACGTGGTGCGGATCGAACAGGTCTTCAGCGGTGCGGTCGAGCGCGTGGGGCGCTGGGTGGTGCCCCGGAGGCTGGAACTCGTGGTCACCTTCTGCGAGGTGACACTCGACTTCACCGAGGCAGTGATCACGCACGACACCTTGCGGATCGACGTGGCCATGACGGGGAAGACCCTGACACTGATCACGAAGCCGGGCGTCGTGATCGACATGGACGGCCTGCAACTTGTGCACAGCAGGGTCAAGTACCGTCAGGCGCGCGCGAATCCTGATACGCCCGTCGTTCTGCGCGTGGAACTGGTCGGCCAGAAGGCCCACGGCCGCGTGGTGGTACGGCCCGCACGCCGGACGTTCGGGCAGTGGCTGCTGCGCAAGCCCGCGTAG
- a CDS encoding STAS domain-containing protein, whose protein sequence is MQLHDSRPLPSTDLPGAHARCFPRGRATVVELHGEIDVFTVGRLTVDLDTATGRPVPHVIVDLRPVSFMDSSGLHLLNRAHHRARARSGGLELVSDQPHIRQLLRLTALDHIPLSATLDDTPVCMAHQ, encoded by the coding sequence ATGCAGCTGCACGATTCCCGCCCTCTGCCCAGTACGGATCTGCCTGGTGCCCATGCCCGTTGCTTCCCGCGCGGCAGGGCCACGGTGGTCGAACTGCACGGGGAGATCGACGTGTTCACCGTCGGCAGGCTCACCGTCGACCTCGACACCGCGACCGGGCGGCCCGTCCCGCACGTCATCGTCGATCTGCGGCCGGTGTCCTTCATGGACTCCAGCGGCCTGCACCTGTTGAACCGCGCCCACCATCGTGCCCGCGCCCGCAGCGGCGGGCTTGAACTGGTCAGCGACCAGCCGCACATCCGGCAACTGTTACGGCTCACCGCGCTGGACCACATCCCCCTCTCGGCCACCCTCGACGACACACCCGTCTGCATGGCCCATCAGTAG
- a CDS encoding MFS transporter — MSTHLSSGAQAPDPTIQDPRQRRTILVGVCVALMAVIASVSGLNVAQPELTVAFDASQTEVLWFINLYTITLAALLLPLGALGDRWGRRPMLVTGLLLFGAASAAAGLATSAEIMLAARFLSGVGAAMIMPVTLSVITSTFPDEERSKAIGVWTGVAGGGGILGMYLSAVLVDLASWRWLFVLPVVLVAVAVVMALRSVPNSREESRHAFDAGGSLTSVVAVVGLVLFLHEGPQRGWTAPVTLISLLVGVVAAAGFVVWELRRKAPLLDVRLFRERGLASGSVSLLTVFGVQAGIFVVLFPYFQAVLGWSGLRSTLALMPMALLMMAASGLAPRAAARIGSRSTMAAGIFLGGAGLVLMAAFVSVDGGYLSILPGMLAMGAGMGLTMTPSTEAITTALPRERQGVASALNDVTREFGTALGVTLLGAVLTAGYRSAIDSRLDGVPEAAADRAREGVSNALTAADGADPHAQALVRAAQESFVDGWQQAMWAGAAVMAILFVHVLARGPKQRDPAPRAGDGL, encoded by the coding sequence ATGAGTACGCACCTGTCCTCGGGCGCGCAGGCCCCCGACCCGACCATTCAGGACCCACGACAACGCCGGACCATTCTCGTCGGGGTCTGCGTCGCGCTCATGGCCGTCATCGCCTCGGTGTCCGGACTGAACGTCGCCCAGCCGGAGTTGACCGTCGCGTTCGACGCCTCGCAGACCGAGGTCCTGTGGTTCATCAACCTCTACACCATCACTCTGGCCGCGCTGCTCCTGCCGCTCGGCGCGCTGGGCGACCGGTGGGGGCGCAGACCGATGCTGGTCACGGGCCTGCTCCTCTTCGGCGCGGCGAGTGCGGCGGCCGGTCTTGCCACGTCGGCCGAGATCATGCTCGCCGCGCGCTTCCTGAGCGGCGTGGGCGCAGCCATGATCATGCCGGTCACCCTGTCCGTCATCACCTCGACCTTCCCGGACGAGGAGCGTTCCAAGGCGATCGGCGTGTGGACGGGCGTCGCCGGCGGCGGAGGCATCCTGGGGATGTACCTGTCGGCCGTCCTGGTCGACCTGGCGAGCTGGCGGTGGCTCTTCGTCCTGCCGGTCGTGCTCGTTGCCGTCGCCGTCGTCATGGCACTGCGATCCGTCCCGAACTCGCGCGAGGAGTCGCGGCACGCGTTCGACGCCGGTGGTTCGCTGACGTCCGTGGTCGCGGTGGTCGGGCTCGTCCTGTTCCTCCACGAGGGCCCCCAACGGGGCTGGACCGCGCCCGTGACGCTGATCAGCCTCCTCGTCGGCGTCGTTGCCGCTGCCGGATTCGTGGTGTGGGAGCTGCGCCGCAAGGCTCCCCTCCTCGACGTACGCCTGTTCCGCGAGCGAGGTCTCGCGAGCGGGTCCGTATCGCTGCTGACGGTCTTCGGAGTACAGGCAGGGATCTTCGTGGTCCTCTTCCCGTACTTCCAGGCGGTGCTGGGCTGGTCCGGTCTTCGCTCCACCCTGGCGCTCATGCCGATGGCGCTGCTGATGATGGCCGCCTCCGGCCTCGCGCCGCGGGCAGCCGCGCGGATCGGCAGCCGTTCGACGATGGCCGCGGGGATCTTCCTGGGTGGAGCGGGACTGGTCCTCATGGCCGCCTTCGTCTCCGTCGACGGCGGCTACCTCTCGATCCTCCCCGGCATGCTCGCCATGGGAGCCGGTATGGGCTTGACGATGACACCCTCCACCGAGGCCATCACGACCGCCCTGCCCCGCGAGCGTCAAGGTGTCGCGTCCGCACTCAACGACGTCACCCGGGAGTTCGGCACCGCGCTCGGTGTCACGCTGCTCGGAGCGGTCCTGACCGCCGGCTACCGCAGCGCCATCGACTCCCGGCTCGACGGAGTACCGGAAGCCGCCGCCGACAGGGCCCGCGAGGGCGTCAGCAACGCGCTCACGGCCGCCGACGGGGCCGACCCGCACGCGCAGGCGCTGGTCCGGGCCGCCCAGGAGTCCTTCGTCGACGGCTGGCAGCAGGCCATGTGGGCGGGCGCGGCGGTCATGGCGATCCTGTTCGTCCACGTCCTCGCGCGAGGCCCGAAGCAACGGGATCCTGCTCCCCGGGCCGGTGACGGGCTCTGA
- a CDS encoding class I SAM-dependent methyltransferase, translated as MATHGFDKEYWERHWEQGSADRPGSMGGNPPNPYLIHETADLTPGTALDAGCGSGAEAILLASRGWQVTAADISAEALALAAQRAATSGAPESVRWVEADLGSWRPDTQFDLVMTHYAHPAMPQLEFYDRIAGWVAPGGTLLIVGHLHTSDSTGHGHHPPAEASATSEAITARLDGRDWEIVTAEERLRTLTGHGSRAVPLHDVVVRATRRP; from the coding sequence ATGGCGACGCACGGATTCGACAAGGAATATTGGGAGCGGCACTGGGAGCAGGGGTCGGCCGACCGCCCCGGCTCCATGGGCGGCAACCCGCCGAACCCGTACCTCATTCATGAGACCGCCGACCTGACACCGGGCACGGCCCTGGACGCGGGATGCGGCAGTGGCGCCGAGGCGATCCTGCTCGCCTCCCGTGGCTGGCAGGTCACCGCGGCCGACATCTCGGCCGAGGCACTCGCCCTGGCCGCCCAGCGCGCGGCGACGAGCGGTGCCCCCGAGAGCGTGCGCTGGGTCGAGGCGGACCTGGGCAGCTGGCGCCCGGACACGCAGTTCGACCTGGTCATGACCCACTACGCCCACCCGGCGATGCCGCAGCTGGAGTTCTACGACCGCATCGCCGGATGGGTGGCTCCCGGCGGCACGCTCCTCATCGTGGGGCACCTGCACACCTCCGACTCCACCGGCCACGGACACCACCCACCTGCCGAGGCGTCGGCCACCTCCGAGGCCATCACCGCGCGCCTCGACGGCAGGGACTGGGAGATCGTCACCGCCGAAGAGCGTCTCCGTACGCTCACCGGTCACGGGAGCCGAGCGGTCCCGCTCCACGACGTCGTCGTACGCGCCACCCGACGCCCCTGA
- a CDS encoding helix-turn-helix domain-containing protein: MDEAIDRTLDAVGPRLKRLRLNRGVTLTDLAAETGISTSTLSRLEAGLRRPTLEQLLPLARAHGVTIDELVDAPPTGDPRINLRAIPCGDGAVVLPLTRRPGGIQAYKFVLPTGNDDAEPDLRTHEGYDWVYVLNGTLRLVLGEHDLILRSGEAAEFDTRTPHWFGATGAGPVEFLSLIGRQGERAHVRAAPKQVPAE; this comes from the coding sequence ATGGATGAAGCGATCGACCGCACTCTGGACGCCGTCGGACCGAGGCTGAAGCGTCTTCGGCTGAACAGGGGCGTCACGCTCACCGACCTGGCGGCGGAGACCGGCATCTCCACCAGCACCCTGTCCCGCCTGGAGGCCGGCCTGCGGCGCCCCACGCTGGAGCAGCTGCTTCCGCTCGCCCGCGCCCACGGGGTCACGATCGACGAGCTCGTCGACGCACCGCCGACGGGCGATCCCCGTATCAACCTTCGTGCCATCCCCTGCGGTGACGGCGCGGTCGTCCTGCCGCTGACCCGCAGGCCCGGGGGGATCCAGGCCTACAAGTTCGTCCTGCCGACCGGAAACGACGACGCCGAACCCGACCTGCGTACCCATGAGGGCTATGACTGGGTCTATGTCCTCAACGGGACACTCCGCCTCGTCCTCGGGGAGCACGACCTGATCCTCAGGTCCGGGGAGGCCGCGGAATTCGACACGCGCACCCCGCACTGGTTCGGGGCCACCGGTGCCGGTCCCGTCGAGTTCCTGAGTCTCATCGGGAGACAGGGCGAACGCGCACACGTCCGTGCGGCACCGAAGCAGGTCCCGGCCGAGTGA
- a CDS encoding response regulator, with translation MSEPTDDPQPLKVIVADDQAAVREPLAAVLGMSEDIEVVAAAADGTEVLAAVAAASVDVVLMDLRMPVMDGIETTRRLSEEHPQVAVVVLTTFADDDSILAALGAGARGYLTKNAGRKDIVRAIRAAAAGQSVLDREVQDRLLATARARPSAPDQALPPDLTPREREVLTLIGQGLPNRAIAEKLFISEATVKTHINNLFAKAGIRDRPEAVRRAIAAGLA, from the coding sequence ATGAGTGAACCGACCGATGACCCGCAGCCGTTGAAGGTGATCGTCGCCGACGACCAGGCCGCCGTCCGTGAGCCCCTTGCCGCGGTGCTCGGCATGTCCGAGGACATCGAGGTCGTCGCCGCCGCGGCGGACGGCACCGAAGTGCTCGCCGCCGTGGCCGCCGCATCGGTGGACGTCGTCCTGATGGACCTGCGCATGCCCGTGATGGACGGCATCGAGACGACCCGCCGACTGAGCGAGGAACACCCACAGGTCGCCGTGGTCGTACTGACCACCTTCGCCGACGACGACTCGATCCTGGCAGCGCTGGGCGCAGGTGCCCGCGGCTATCTGACGAAGAACGCGGGGCGCAAGGACATCGTCCGAGCGATCCGCGCCGCCGCCGCGGGACAGTCCGTACTCGACCGCGAGGTCCAGGACCGCCTCCTCGCCACCGCCCGCGCCCGTCCGTCGGCCCCGGACCAGGCACTTCCGCCGGACCTGACGCCACGCGAGCGCGAAGTGCTCACCCTCATCGGCCAGGGCCTGCCGAACCGGGCCATCGCCGAGAAGCTCTTCATCAGCGAGGCCACGGTCAAGACCCACATCAACAACCTGTTCGCCAAGGCCGGCATCCGAGACCGCCCCGAAGCCGTCCGCCGGGCCATCGCGGCGGGCCTGGCCTGA